In a genomic window of Flavobacterium lipolyticum:
- a CDS encoding DUF1508 domain-containing protein, producing MGAFVISKRFNDEYKFVFTSRKGKVIFTSLSYELRFECEEDIEKFKMNIEMARFLKFKGAGGRYFFKLMLGELHFATSRKYTTELLLQKGIKEIVTYASRAEILDFSSSESIFEDEVVGEEVEVED from the coding sequence ATGGGTGCCTTTGTAATTAGTAAGCGTTTTAATGATGAATATAAATTCGTATTTACTTCGAGAAAGGGCAAGGTGATATTTACGAGTCTTAGTTATGAATTGAGGTTTGAGTGTGAAGAGGATATCGAGAAGTTTAAGATGAATATAGAGATGGCTCGGTTTTTAAAATTTAAAGGGGCTGGGGGGAGATATTTTTTTAAATTGATGTTGGGAGAGCTTCATTTTGCTACGAGTCGAAAATATACGACGGAATTGCTTTTACAGAAAGGAATCAAGGAAATTGTGACTTATGCTTCGAGGGCTGAGATTTTGGATTTTTCCTCAAGTGAATCTATTTTTGAAGATGAAGTTGTGGGTGAGGAAGTGGAAGTAGAGGATTAG
- a CDS encoding PG1828 family lipoprotein: MKKVFLSLAVVAVLTVVSCKKADAAATEAVDSTAVAVDSAAAVVDSAAATVDSAAAKVDSAAAKVEEAAAPAKK; encoded by the coding sequence ATGAAAAAAGTATTTTTAAGTTTAGCTGTTGTTGCTGTTTTAACTGTTGTATCTTGTAAAAAAGCTGACGCTGCAGCTACTGAAGCTGTAGATTCTACTGCTGTTGCTGTTGATTCTGCTGCTGCTGTAGTTGATTCTGCTGCTGCAACTGTTGATTCTGCTGCTGCAAAAGTTGACTCTGCTGCTGCAAAAGTTGAAGAAGCTGCTGCTCCTGCTAAAAAGTAA